The Trueperaceae bacterium DNA segment GACATGTCGAAGCAGGAGGAGCGTCTCGAAGGAGCCGTTCTCGCCTGGAACATCCCCGACCGCCTGGTTCCCGGTGTCGAGGAGTTGGTGGCCGGTCAGCCCAACCTCTACCTGCGGGAGCGGATCGAGAGGAGCTACCCCACCAATCTCGCCGCCCATCTGGTCGGCTACACCACCCTTGCCGATCCGGTGCGCTTCCCCGGCTACGCCAGCGGTGAGCTCGTGGGCGTGATGGGCATCGAGGCGGGCCTGGAGAAACGGCTTTTCGGAGCGGCGGGCTCGGAACTGGTCGAGGTCAACAACCGCGGGGTGGTGTTGCGTGAGACCGAACTGGTGCCGGCGCAACCGGGCGACGACGTGGTGCTTACGATCGATACCGAGCTACAGCGCCTCGCCGAAGACGTCCTGCTCGGCTCGATCCAGTACATCAACGCCGAGCGGGCGAAGAACGACCTGCCGCTGGTCGAAACCGTTCGCGGGGCGCTGCTGGCAGCAGACCCGGACACCGGCGAAGTACTGGCGATGGCCAGCACCCCTTCGTTCGATCAGAACATCTTCACCCACCGGCCCACCGATCCCGAGGAAGTTTCGAGGGTGCTGAACGACGCGACCAACCATCCGTTGCTGAACCGGGCGGTCGAGGCTTATCACCCGGCCTCCACCTTCAAGATCGTCACCAGCTCGACTTTGCTGGAGGACGGATACATCGATCGGTACGATCGCTACGCCTGCAGCGCGTCGATGCGCTACGGCGGATTCATCTGGGAGAACTGGGCGCCCGGGTTCCGCGGCAACTACGACGTGACAGAAGCCATCGCCGACTCGTGCAACACCTACTTCTGGTACGCGGCGATGGACACGCCTGACTTCTCCAGCGGCTGGGGGCCTTTCATCAGCGACCTGGTCGACCGGGCCAGGGAGTTCGGTTTCGGACGCGAGGTCGGGGTGCCGCTGCCGGAGGAAGAAACCGGGCTGATCCCCGACGAGGAGTGGGTACTCGAGACCGAAGGGCACGCATGGTACCCGGGTTACACCCTCAACAGCGTGATCGGTCAGGGGAACGTGCGGGCGACGCCGCTTCAGACGCTGCAGTTCGTCATCACACTGGCCAACTCCGGACGGATGGTCGTGCCTCAGGTGGTGAAGTCGATCGACGGGGTAGAGAAGGAGCCGGAGGTCTATACGGTTCCAGGGGAACACTGGGACGTTCTCCGCGAGGGTATGCGGGAGATGATCACCGATCACGGCTCGAGCTGGTTCCTGGGTCCGGCGGTCGACTTCCCGATAACCGTCGCGGGCAAGACCGGAACCGCTCAGAACGGTCACGGGGTTGGCCTCGAGCATGTCTGGTTCATGGGCTACGCGCCCGTGGAGGAGCCGGAAATCGCCATCGTGGTATTCCTTGAGTACGGGGGCTCCAGTTCCGCCGTCGCGGTCCCGGTCGCCCGCGATTTCCTGCTGGGCTACCTGGCGTTAGAGGGAGAATGAGAACACGCGGAACCCGTGGGGGGATACTCCTCAGCATCGACGCCGATGACACCGTAGAGGGCCTCGAAGCGGTATTGGCCGGCAGCGGCGAGCTGCTGAGCGGCAAGGTGATCGTCGAGGTGAGCGGCCGGGTGCCGTGGACCCTGGCCCAGCTGCTCTCGGCCCGCATCGCGGAAGCCGGCGGCGAACTCGTCGAGCTTCGTCCGCCCACTGCCGTCGTTTCCAGCCGCGGTGAGACGCGGATCATCTCCCGGACCGTGCGGAGTGGGGCGAAGCTCGAGTCGAGCGGATCGATAGTGGTGCTCGGCGACGTCAACGCCGGGGCCGAACTGATCGCCAACGACGACATCATCGTGGTCGGGTCGCTGCGCGGGCTGGCTCACGCCGGCGCGGCGGGCAACGAGAACGCGGTCATCTGGGCACAGCAGATCCTGTCGCCACAGTTGCGGATAGGCAGCGCGCTGGCGCAGTCGGCCGAGGGGGCAGAGAGCGCCCGCGGCCCCGAGGTCGCCCACCTCCGCGAGGGAGCGATCGTGCTGAGGCCGTGGAACTGATGCACCGGGAGGCGGTCGTCGTCACAGCCGTTCGAACGCCGGTGGGTCGCGCTCACAAAGGCCTTCTCAAGGACACCCGACCCGATGACCTGGCGGCGATGGTCGTACGGGAAGCGCTTCACAGGACTCCGGGCCTCGAGGCGGAGCGGGTAGACGACTTGCTCCTGGGGAACGCTCACCCGGAGGGTGAGGCCGGATACAACTTCGCTCGCCTCGCCGTCCAGATAGCGGGCCTGCCCGATCGCACGGCCGCGGCCACAATAAACCGGTTCTGCGCGAGCGGGTTGCAGACCATCGTGCAGGGCAGTCACTCGGTCTCGGCCGGCATGGCGGACGTGGTCTTCGCGGGCGGAAGCGACTGCACCAGCCGGGTGCCCATGGGCGGGCACACGCTCTCGATCAACAAAGCGCTGGCCCGGGTCAAGCCGGGGGCCTATCACGCGATGGGGGAGACGGCCGAAGCGGTAGCTCGGAAGTTCGGGGTGACGCGCGAGCGCCAGGACCGTTTCGCGCTGGAGTCGCACCGCAAGGCCCTCGCCGCTCGAGAAGCGGGCCGCTTCGACGAGCAGGTCATGAAGGTGACGACCAGAGTCAAGGATCCCGAGGGTAACTGGCAAGAAGTGGTCCTGGAGCGCGACGAAGGGCCGCGGGAGAACACCAGCATGGAGGCGCTCGAGGCCCTCTCGCCGGTATTCGCGTTCGATGACGAGGCGACCGTCACCGCCGGCAACTCGAGTCCCCTCAACGACGGCGCGGCGATGACTGTGCTCATGACGGAAGAGGACGCCCGGGCGAGAGGACTCAGGCCGCTGGCTCGCCTCGTCCAGGCGACGGTGGTGGGGGTGCCCCCCGAGATCATGGGGATCGGCCCCGTACCAGCGATCAGGGAGCTCCTCGCCAGGACAGGCTTGAGCGGCGACGACGTCGACCTGTTCGAGATAAACGAGGCGTTCGCCTCGCAGGCGAGCTACTGCCAGGAGGAGCTGGCGATCCCCGACGAGAAGTTCAACGTCAACGGGGGAGCCATCGCCATCGGTCACCCGCTCGGTGCTACCGGCGCACGAATAGCAGCCGACCTCTTCGCCGAGATGGGACGGCGCGGTGCTCGCTTCGGCGTCATCTCGATGTGCGTAGGCGGCGGCCAGGGGATGGCGGCGCTCTTCGAGAGACCTTAGAACGTGCGCGACACGCTGATGAGCTGTCGCGGCCTGGTTAGGGTTATGAGGCACCGGCTGTCGGAGGTGGTTCCCGGCAGCTGACGAGAAGGAAGGGCGGCAGCGTTTTGAAGATCCTCAAGTATGTCCTTCATGCCGTGATCCTTATCGGACTGGTCCTCGCCGCGTTGCGCTACCTGAACAGCGAGGAGGTGCTCGAGGCTCTCTACTCGTTCGATCCCTTCTATGGAGTCCTCGTCCTCATGGTGCCGGCGGTGCAGCTGGCGCTCAAGAGCTGGCGCTTCGAGGTCTTCCTGCGACCTTTCGGGGTGAGGCACCCGAGCACGGTCATGCGCGCCTACGCTGCCGGCCAGCCCGCTACCCTCGTCCCCGGGGGCATAGCGGCGCGGATCGGCCTCCTGAGCCAGGCCCACGTACCGGTGTCCACGTCGGCGGCAGCGGTACTCTTCTCCAGCCTCTTCGATCAGGCCGTCTTCGTCATGGGCCTGTTCGTGACCGCCATCTGGTTCCCCGCAGCCCGGGTGGCGGCGTTGATCACCCTGGGCGCCGTCGCGCTCGTCGCCCTGCTGTTGGCCGTGCCACAGGTGCGTACTCGGTTGGGACGCCCTTTCATCTGGCTGGCGAAGCGAGTGGGGCTGGAAGAGGGCGTCGAGAAGTTCGGCGAGGCGGTGCGAACCGACTTGAGCAAACGAGTGGTGGCGGGCGCCCTGGCCCTGTCGGTAGCCGCCTTCGCAACCGACGTCCTGCTGCTCGAGTTCAGCCTGCGCGGTCTCGACCTGCAGGTCCCGCTGCCCGAGGTCTTCCTCGCCTATCTGCTGCCCACCATGCTCGGGCGCCTCAGCGCATTGCCGGCAGGAGGCATAGGCTTGGCCGAGGCGGGGATAGTGGGTTACCTCGCGGGCGTCTCGGGGGTGGATCCCTCGGTTGCGGTGGTGGCCGCGGCCGTGTTCCGGGTCTCGACGGTCTTCCTGCAGGCGCTCTACGGCGCCTTCGTCTACTGGTTCGCTTGGAAGGGCGATCGCGAGTCGGTCCTGGCCACTCCGGCCGAGGCTTGAACTGTCACCCGACTCTCGTCGCTACGATCGCAGCGGTATCGGGCTCGAGCACCAGCTCGCAACTCACCAGACGAGGGTCCCTCATCCACCGGTGCCAGCGCTCGTCGAACTCGCCTCGGAAGAGCGGGCCGGGAGTGAAGTCGTCGAGGAGGATGACGCCGCCAACGCTCATGCTCGAGATCACCCGGTCGCTGCCGGCATCCTTGGCTTCGCCTACGTCGACGCACGCCAGGTCGAAGGGGCCCCCTTCCAGCGCCCTCCTCCGATCGCCGTGCAACGCGACGACGTCATCGAGGCCTGCGAAGAGCGAGGCCACCGCTTCGTGTCTGTCCCGGTCCAACTCGATGGTCGTAAGCCGGGAACCTCCCCTCATCCCGCTCGCTAGCCAGGCGCTGCCTACGCCGCAACCGCTTCCCAGTTCGAGGATGCGGCCCGAGGTGGCGGCAGCGAGCGTGCTCAGGAGCGATCCCGTGCGCCGACCGCACGAGCTGGTGAAGCCGCCCAGCCGGGCCAGCTCCTCGGCCTTGGCCACGAGATGGGGGACGGGCGGGTAACCGGTGTCCATCCCCCTGTTCTACCCCGCACCCCGACTGAAGTGGGCGAGGGGGCCAGTAGTCGCCTGCGCAGCTACGGATGCGGGTTCTCGCCGGGCACCCAGCCTCCGCCTTGTCCGCCGGACCAGTAGTGGCCGGGCCCGGGGTACTCGACGAGCGCCGCTATCACCCGATCGAGCGGTATCCGGTAGGCGAAGCGGGTCTTCAGGTACCAGAGTTCCAGGACCCCGTGCAGCAGCTTAGGATCCCACTCACCCTCCATTGCCCCGAGCTTGTCCGCATAGGCCAGGGCCCGCGCCACCGCTGTGTCGAACAGTTCGGGCCTCGCCACCGTCAGAGGGTAAGGCGGAAGATCGGACGCTTGGGACCTCGCCGGGCGATCTCCCTGAAACCCGCTCGGCGGAAGAGCGAGACGGTGCCCATGTAGGCCGCAGGATCTGCGAGCCTGTCGGCTCCCGAGTCTGGAGGGTACGCCTCGATGACCGTTGCGCCGTTGCTGCGAGCGTAAGCGATCGCTCCGTCGAGGAGGCCGCCTGCCACTCCGCGACCGCGATGTTCACGGTGGACGAAGAAGCAGACGACCGCCCATACCGGCTGGTCGTCCACGGGCTTCAGCTTGGGCGAACGTTGCAGCCTTCCGTACTGCTCGCGGGGCGCCAGCGAGATCCAACCCACCGGCTCACCGTCGCGATAGCCGAGAAGACCCGGCACGATTCCCGACCCGGTGAGTCGCTCGAGCGCGGTCCGGTTGCCGGCGTTCCCGTTCGCGGCGAACTCGTTCGAGCTGACCCGCCAGTACATGCACCAGCAGCCCGAGTAGGCCCCGCTCTTGCCGAAGAGTTTCTCGAGGTCGGTCCAGCGGTCGGCGGTGGCGGGCAAGACCTCAAGCCGTTGCCCCTCGACCATCCTCCCGCCGTCGGTAGTCCGGCTCGTTTTGCCCTTGACGCCCTCACCCATAGCCTCAAGTTAGTACGAAGCGAGGAGCGAGATGAGCGAGCGACGTGACGACAAGGGAAGGCAGCGGCCGAGCAGCAAGTATCGCGGCGAAGGGAACCTGGGCGACGCGCGACCGGCTGGCGCGGGCGCGGAAGTCGGAGATGGGGAGGAGCGTGACCTGGAGGAGACGCTCGACCGCGAGCGTCACGGGAGCGGCGAGTACGACCCTGAGGAGCGCTACGGTCGGAACGACACGGAGGCCAACAGGGAGCGAGCCGGGCCCGGCGACGAGGAGGGAGCCGATACGGCCGAGGAGGAGCCCGAGCGGGGTCGTTCGCCTCGGAAGCAGGATCCGGCCTGAGCGACCCTAGTTGCCGTATCCTCGGCCGCGCGCCTCGTAGCCCGCCTGCTCGAGCGCCGCAGTGCCCCGGCGCAGGCCATCTTCGTCGTCGAAGGCGAGCCGCACCGCTCCCCCCGCCTCGCGTATACCCAGTACCTCGATGTCCTTGATGTTCACGCCGGCCTCGCCCAGCGAGCGAGTTATCTTGGCCAGCTCACCGGGCCTGTCGGGTACCGCGATGACCACCTCGAAACGAGCTGGCAGCAGGCTGCGGCGGACCACGGGCAGAGCGTCCCTCGTCCTCTTGGCCGCCTCCGCCTCCGCGAGGAGGGCCTCGGGGTCGTCGATGAGCTCCGCCAGTCGTTCCAGCTCGGCCGAGAGCGACCGGAGGCCCTCACTCACGGCGGCGCCGTTGCCTACGACCATGTCGCGGCTCATCTGGGGCGAACCGGAGGCGACCCGGGTCAGGTCGCGGAAGCCGCCGGCGGCAAGCAGGGTGAGGAGGTCGCGGTCCCGGTCGCGGGCGACCAACCGGGTGAGCGCCACGGCGGCCAGGTAGGGCACGTGGCTCACGGCCGCGACCAGCCTGTCGTGTTGCGCCGGTTCAACCAGGATCGGTTTGGCGCCGAGGTGCTCGACGAAAGACTCGACCCGTTCGAGCGCAGCGCTGCCGGTACCCGAGCCAGGCGTGAGGACCCAGACGGCGTTCTCGAGAAGAGCGGCGTCGGCATTCCGAACGCCCACTCTCTCTGATCCCGCCATCGGATGGCCGCCCACGAACGGCAGGTGAGCGAGCTCCGCCACGATCTCGGCCTTCACCGAACCGACGTCGGTCAGGACGGCTCGAGGCGAGAGGTAAGGCTCGAGCGACTTCGCAAGCCGTACCAGGCTCCTCACCGGTGTGGCCAGCACGACCAGGTCGGCCTGCCGCAGCCAGGGTCCCGCCTCCAGCTGGGCCTCGTCTATGACACCCATGCCTCGCGCAGCGTCGAGAGCCATCGGGTCGTGGTCGAGGCCCACCACACGGTTGGCCAGGAAGCGCTGGCGCACGCCCAGCCCGATCGATCCGCCGATCAGGCCTACCCCGGCTATGACGACGGTGTCGAACAGGGCGGCCGGACGCGTCACTCAGAGGGCCTTGCCGAGCGCGGTCGTCACCGGCCGGAGTTGCTGCATGAGCGACGCGAAGTCGGTTTCGTCGAGCTGCTGAGCGGCGTCGGAGCGCGCTTTCTCGGGACTGGGATGGACTTCGACGATCAGGCCGTCGGCGCCCGCGGCGGCCGCGGCCAGCGCCAGGGGAGCAACCAGCGAGCGGCGGCCGGCGGCGTGCGACGGATCCACCCAGACGGGCAGGTGCGAAAGTTCCTTCAGCACGGGAACGGCGCCGAGGTCGAGGGTGAAACGGGTGGCTGTCTCGAACGTCCTGATGCCTCGTTCGCAGAGGACCACGTTGGGGTTCCCCTGGGAGAGGATGTATTCGGCCGCCTGGAGGAATTCGTTCAGGCTCGTCGACATGCCCCGTTTGAAGAGCACCGGCTTGACCGACTTACCGACCTCTGCCAGGAGGGCGAAGTTCTGGGTGTTGCGAGCGCCGATCTGCAGCATGTCGGCAACCTCGGCTACTACCCCCACCAACTCGGGCGAGGTCACTTCGGTCACCACCGGGAGGCCGGTCTCCTCGCGCGCCTGCGCCAGTATCCGCAGGCCCTCCTCGCCCAGCCCCTGGAAGGAGTACGGGCTGGTGCGAGGCTTGAATGCGCCGCCCCGCAGTACCGATGCGCCATGTCGTTTGGCTATGCAGGCCGCCTGGCGCGTCTGTTCGAGTCCCTCGACGCCGCACGGCCCTGCCGCGACCACGAATCGACCGTTCCCCGTCTTCACCGGCACGCTCGATTCTCCGCCTATGACGACGAACGAATCTTCGTGCCGGAACTCCCGTGATGCGAGCTTGAACGGCTTGGTTATCGGAACTACGCTCTCCACCTGGCCGAGCGCCCGCAGATGTTCGATCACGTCATCGGTTGGAGCGGGGCCTATCGCTCCGATGACTACCCGGGACTCACCCTCGCTCACGTGGGGGGTGAATCCGAGTATCCTGATCTCTTCGAGAACGTTGCCGACGGCCTCCTTCGAGGCCTCCTTGCGCATCACGACGACCATGTTCTGCTCCTGGGGGACTTGGGCGTGCTCCTGGCACGCGAACTTGAAGGGATCCGCGAAGCAGCGGTCGCCGGTCGTTACGATCTAGATGAATATCCGGTTCAGGCGGTGGGCGCAGCTTCGAGGGCGGTTGACTGGAGATAGCCATAGCCATCGTCCATGGCATCACCTCCGGCTCGAACACCGCTCCTGAAGGGCAGCTGCGAAGACATGCCCGAGAGTTTACCAGAAGGCGGCCGGCCGTCAAGACCCGGGTTTCTCGGATCACGCCGGCAGAGGACAAAAAAAAATCGCGCTCCCGAAGAGCGCTGATATCCTCAAGATACCGCGGTATGCGAGATTCGTCAAGGCTTTGCAGGCGAGCTGAGTCGGTGGCCGGGAAAAGCGGCCATTCCGAGGTTGGAACGGTGCCACCGGGGCCTGAAACCGGGCCGCGTCCGCCCGGAAGGATGCCGGATCGGTCCCGAAAGGAATGACCACTTACTGCCATCGAGTTCGAAGAAATCTCCGGCGATGCCCACTACCCGGGCGCTCGGGGAGGGCTCGCCCTCGGGCCTGCGTCAGACGTTGGGCCGCAGGAGGTGGTCGAGGCAGGGCCGGTAGTCCACGCCCTGATCGAAATCGATCGCCAGATCTGCGACGGTGAACTCTGCCAGGACCGCCAGGACGGCGTCGCGCAACCGCTTCCAGATGCTGTTGCGCGCGTGGCATACCTCCTCTACGACGCACGGCTGATGCCACTTGAGGCTGATGCACGACAGGGGAGCAACCGGTCCGTCGATGGCGCGCATCACGTCCCGGAGGTTGATCTCTTGCGGCGCTCGCGAGAGGCGGTAGCCGCCGCCCACCCCCTTCTTCGACTCGACGATGCCGTTGGCCGTGAGCGCGGCGAGGATGCGAACGAGGTAGGGCCGGGCGACCCCGGTCGCCTGGCTCACATCCTCACTCGCCACCCACTTCTCGCTGGGCCCCGTCGCCAGGTAGCCGAGCGCCTGCAGAGCGTAGATATCGGTCGCCGAGAGTCGCATGTGGCATTCTACTTCCGCCCCGCGGCCCGTAGTTTTCCGCTTCGCCGGCGGCTTCGGCGCCGAGGACCTCGTTGTCCGCCGAGATTCAGCGGTCGCCGGCCCTAGGCCGCCTCGATTATCGCCGAAGCGACGCGCCAGCTCACCAGTGATCCCTCGAGGCGGCGCAACCTTCGCTCCACTTCGGCCAGCTCCTCCTTGGATAGGCGCTTGGCCAACCTGCCGGCGTAGGAGGATCCGCCGGGCTTCGCGGGGAACCAGCCGTCCACCATCTCCGGGGTCACGCGGCGTCCGACTTGGGCGCTGTGCAGGTGCGTCCGGACGACCCCGAAACCCGACTGCTCGAGGGCCGCGACGGCAGTCTCAGGTTGCCACTTGAAGCGTGTGTCTCTGGAGTCCCGGTAGATCTCCTCCTCCGCCTGGCGCCACCTCTCCACCACCTCCTCGTCGAGCCCTTCGTGACTCACGAGTTCGTAGAGTCGCTGTCCGTTCGCCGGGAACGGTTCTGCGGCGACGAGCCTTCCGCCCTCACGCGAGAGTAGCCTGAGTTCGTCGGCCACTGCGCGCGCGTCTTCGGCATCGCCCAGTAATCCTCGGCCGATGATCACGTCGAAGCGGACCGGTTCGGCTTCGCCGTTCTCCAGGCGTTCTCGCAGTGTGGCGAGGTCGCCGCTCAACACTACCGGGCGTTCCAGCTCAGGAAGTGCCAAGGCTTGCTGCTCGAGCGCCTCCGCTTCTTCGGGCGTGCCTACAAGGCTCCACACCTGACCTTCCGGAGCCCGCCGGACAGCCTCCCAGGTGAAGAGGCCGCTGCCGGCATCCAGGTCTAGCACGAGCTGGTGACGCTGTATCCGGGCGAGATCGAACACGCGCTCGCGGATCTCGGCGAGACGGGCGCCCGCCTGGCTCACCGTGCGCTGCAGCCAGCGATCCCGCGCCCTGTCGACCGGGCCGCCCGTCAGCACCTCGGGCGGTGCCGAGAATTCCTGCTCGAGCATCGCAGCCAGCTGCGCTTCCCGGCGCCTGGCGACCTCGTCCCGGATCCGCCGCTCGAAGCCCTGCTCACTGGGGCGGTAGAAGAGTTTGCCCTGCAGCGCTTCGGGCAGGTACTGCTGTGCCACCCAGTGGTCCCGGTAGGCGTGCGGGTAGAGGTACCCTTCGCCATGGCCGAACCCTTCGCTGTCCCTGTTCGCGTCGCGAAGGTGGTTCGGTACCTCCGCCTCCCGTTCCTGCTGAACCGCCGCAAGGGCATCGAAGAAGCCCATCGTCGAGTTGCTCTTGGGTGCGGTCGCCAGGTAGAGCGCAGCCTGGGAGAGATGGAAGCGCCCCTCGGGCATTCCCACGTAGTCGAACGCCTGCGCGGCCGCCATCGTCACGGCGAGGGCCTGCGGGTCGGCCAGGCCGACGTCCTCGGAAGCGAAGACGATCATGCGCCTGAACATGAAGCGTGGGTCCTCGCCGGCGTAGACCATCTTGCCCATCCAGTAGAGGGCCGCGTCGGGATCGGAACCCCGCAGGCTCTTGATGAAAGCGCTGATGGTATCGAAGTGGGCGTCGCCTTCCTTGTCGTAGAGGACCGCACGACGCTGGATCGATTCCTCGGCCACCTCCCGCGTGATGACGACGATCCCCTCGTCGTCCGGCACCGTCGTAGTGACGGCCAGTTCGAGGGCGTTGAGCAGTGCTCGGGCGTCGCCGTTGGCCACGTTCACCAGATGCTCGAGGGCGTCCTCGTCGATCTCGACCTGGAGCCGGCCGTAGCCGCGCTCCTCGTTGGAGAGCGCCTGGTAGGCGACCCGGCGAAGGTCCTCGGCGTCCAGAGGCTCGAGCTGGAAGATCCTGGAGCGGCTGACGAGCGCCTTGTTCACCTCGAAGTAGGGGTTCTCGGTGGTGGCTCCGATGAGGATGACGGTGCCGTTCTCGACCCAGGGCAATAGGGCGTCCTGCTGCGCCTTGTTGAAGCGGTGGACCTCATCGACGAAGAGGATGGTGCGGCGGCCCATCCGCTGGCGATCGCCGGCCTCCTTGACCGCCTCGCGGATGTCCTTCACCCCGGAGAGGACCGCGTTGAGAGCGGTGAAGTGCGCCCTGGTCGAGTTGGCGATGACGCGAGCGAGGGTAGTCTTGCCGGTGCCTGGCGGGCCGTAGAAGATGAGGCTGGAGAGCTGGTCGGCCTGGATCGCTCGCCGCAGGAGTCGGCCGGGGGCGAGGATATGACCCTGGCCGATGAACTCGTCGAGAGTCCGTGGCCGCATCCGCGCGGCCAGCGGCTGGTCGAGTTCGCTCTCGAAGAGGCTTCGTTCGCTCATGGTCAGGGTCCTGTGTTGCGCGCCGCGCCTCGCTCAGCCTTCGCTCTCGTCGCGTGACTCGAACAGCGACGGTTGGCTGCTCGAGCCAGGCACCCTGAAGTGCTCGCCGCTAAGCAGGAACGAGCGTTCGGAGAGGCCGTGACGCTTCCTGTTCACGTGGAACATCGTACGCACGCTCTGGGCGTACGGTCCCTCACCCCTCATCCGCTTGCCGAAGGCGGCTTCGTTCAGCTTGCCGCCGCGCGCCTGACGCAGCCTGCCGAGCACCTTCTCCTTCCGATCCGGGAAGTGCGCCTCGAGCCAGTCGAGGAATATCCCCTCCACCGCGCCGGGGAGCCGGATCAGGATGAAGTGAGCGCTCTTCGCTCCGGCATCTGCAACGGCGCTGAGGATGGCAGGGATCTCCTCGTCGTTGAGGGCCGGGATCACCGGCGCGATATTGACGCTGACCGGTATTCCGGCAGCGCTGAGCTCACGGACGGCATCCACCCTTCGGCGGCCGGTACTGGTCCTGGGCTCCATCTTCCTTCGCAGATCCTCGTTGAGGGTAGTGATGGACAAGGTCACGTGGGAGGCATCGTACTTGGCCAGCTCTGCCAGGATGTCGATGTCTCTAACCACAAGGTGGTTCTTGGTGATGACGCTCACCGGGTGGCGGAAGTCGCGAAGCACCTCGAGGCAGGAGCGCGTTAGCTTCAACTTCCGCTCAATAGGCTGATACGGGTCGGTGACGCCGGAGAGCAGCATCGTCTTGGGCTCCCAGCTCGGTTTGCGCAGTTCGCGTTCCAGGAGGGCCGGGGCGTCCTCCTTCACCATGATCATCCGCTCGAAGTCGAGGCCCGGGGATAAGCCCAGGTACTCATGGCTGGGGCGGGCGTAGCAGTTGTGGCTCACGACGCCGTTGGCTATGAAGTCACCGGTGCCGGTGGTGATGTCGAACATGGGGATCTCAACACCGAGGTCCTCG contains these protein-coding regions:
- a CDS encoding lysylphosphatidylglycerol synthase transmembrane domain-containing protein; translated protein: MKILKYVLHAVILIGLVLAALRYLNSEEVLEALYSFDPFYGVLVLMVPAVQLALKSWRFEVFLRPFGVRHPSTVMRAYAAGQPATLVPGGIAARIGLLSQAHVPVSTSAAAVLFSSLFDQAVFVMGLFVTAIWFPAARVAALITLGAVALVALLLAVPQVRTRLGRPFIWLAKRVGLEEGVEKFGEAVRTDLSKRVVAGALALSVAAFATDVLLLEFSLRGLDLQVPLPEVFLAYLLPTMLGRLSALPAGGIGLAEAGIVGYLAGVSGVDPSVAVVAAAVFRVSTVFLQALYGAFVYWFAWKGDRESVLATPAEA
- the aroF gene encoding 3-deoxy-7-phosphoheptulonate synthase, translating into MVVVMRKEASKEAVGNVLEEIRILGFTPHVSEGESRVVIGAIGPAPTDDVIEHLRALGQVESVVPITKPFKLASREFRHEDSFVVIGGESSVPVKTGNGRFVVAAGPCGVEGLEQTRQAACIAKRHGASVLRGGAFKPRTSPYSFQGLGEEGLRILAQAREETGLPVVTEVTSPELVGVVAEVADMLQIGARNTQNFALLAEVGKSVKPVLFKRGMSTSLNEFLQAAEYILSQGNPNVVLCERGIRTFETATRFTLDLGAVPVLKELSHLPVWVDPSHAAGRRSLVAPLALAAAAAGADGLIVEVHPSPEKARSDAAQQLDETDFASLMQQLRPVTTALGKAL
- a CDS encoding class I SAM-dependent methyltransferase, translating into MDTGYPPVPHLVAKAEELARLGGFTSSCGRRTGSLLSTLAAATSGRILELGSGCGVGSAWLASGMRGGSRLTTIELDRDRHEAVASLFAGLDDVVALHGDRRRALEGGPFDLACVDVGEAKDAGSDRVISSMSVGGVILLDDFTPGPLFRGEFDERWHRWMRDPRLVSCELVLEPDTAAIVATRVG
- a CDS encoding penicillin-binding transpeptidase domain-containing protein: MIPRLRLLLAVLLTCLVVFTGRLMYLQLAMAEQYTALSAQNFLEERRISPLRGRILARDGTVLADSRIAYDLMFTGGEIEHWQRLKFLLGLEAKEPRQPDMSKQEERLEGAVLAWNIPDRLVPGVEELVAGQPNLYLRERIERSYPTNLAAHLVGYTTLADPVRFPGYASGELVGVMGIEAGLEKRLFGAAGSELVEVNNRGVVLRETELVPAQPGDDVVLTIDTELQRLAEDVLLGSIQYINAERAKNDLPLVETVRGALLAADPDTGEVLAMASTPSFDQNIFTHRPTDPEEVSRVLNDATNHPLLNRAVEAYHPASTFKIVTSSTLLEDGYIDRYDRYACSASMRYGGFIWENWAPGFRGNYDVTEAIADSCNTYFWYAAMDTPDFSSGWGPFISDLVDRAREFGFGREVGVPLPEEETGLIPDEEWVLETEGHAWYPGYTLNSVIGQGNVRATPLQTLQFVITLANSGRMVVPQVVKSIDGVEKEPEVYTVPGEHWDVLREGMREMITDHGSSWFLGPAVDFPITVAGKTGTAQNGHGVGLEHVWFMGYAPVEEPEIAIVVFLEYGGSSSAVAVPVARDFLLGYLALEGE
- a CDS encoding GNAT family N-acetyltransferase; the encoded protein is MGEGVKGKTSRTTDGGRMVEGQRLEVLPATADRWTDLEKLFGKSGAYSGCWCMYWRVSSNEFAANGNAGNRTALERLTGSGIVPGLLGYRDGEPVGWISLAPREQYGRLQRSPKLKPVDDQPVWAVVCFFVHREHRGRGVAGGLLDGAIAYARSNGATVIEAYPPDSGADRLADPAAYMGTVSLFRRAGFREIARRGPKRPIFRLTL
- a CDS encoding prephenate dehydrogenase/arogenate dehydrogenase family protein, producing the protein MTRPAALFDTVVIAGVGLIGGSIGLGVRQRFLANRVVGLDHDPMALDAARGMGVIDEAQLEAGPWLRQADLVVLATPVRSLVRLAKSLEPYLSPRAVLTDVGSVKAEIVAELAHLPFVGGHPMAGSERVGVRNADAALLENAVWVLTPGSGTGSAALERVESFVEHLGAKPILVEPAQHDRLVAAVSHVPYLAAVALTRLVARDRDRDLLTLLAAGGFRDLTRVASGSPQMSRDMVVGNGAAVSEGLRSLSAELERLAELIDDPEALLAEAEAAKRTRDALPVVRRSLLPARFEVVIAVPDRPGELAKITRSLGEAGVNIKDIEVLGIREAGGAVRLAFDDEDGLRRGTAALEQAGYEARGRGYGN
- a CDS encoding thiolase family protein encodes the protein MHREAVVVTAVRTPVGRAHKGLLKDTRPDDLAAMVVREALHRTPGLEAERVDDLLLGNAHPEGEAGYNFARLAVQIAGLPDRTAAATINRFCASGLQTIVQGSHSVSAGMADVVFAGGSDCTSRVPMGGHTLSINKALARVKPGAYHAMGETAEAVARKFGVTRERQDRFALESHRKALAAREAGRFDEQVMKVTTRVKDPEGNWQEVVLERDEGPRENTSMEALEALSPVFAFDDEATVTAGNSSPLNDGAAMTVLMTEEDARARGLRPLARLVQATVVGVPPEIMGIGPVPAIRELLARTGLSGDDVDLFEINEAFASQASYCQEELAIPDEKFNVNGGAIAIGHPLGATGARIAADLFAEMGRRGARFGVISMCVGGGQGMAALFERP
- a CDS encoding RrF2 family transcriptional regulator produces the protein MRLSATDIYALQALGYLATGPSEKWVASEDVSQATGVARPYLVRILAALTANGIVESKKGVGGGYRLSRAPQEINLRDVMRAIDGPVAPLSCISLKWHQPCVVEEVCHARNSIWKRLRDAVLAVLAEFTVADLAIDFDQGVDYRPCLDHLLRPNV
- a CDS encoding septum site-determining protein MinC, which produces MRTRGTRGGILLSIDADDTVEGLEAVLAGSGELLSGKVIVEVSGRVPWTLAQLLSARIAEAGGELVELRPPTAVVSSRGETRIISRTVRSGAKLESSGSIVVLGDVNAGAELIANDDIIVVGSLRGLAHAGAAGNENAVIWAQQILSPQLRIGSALAQSAEGAESARGPEVAHLREGAIVLRPWN